In Methanoregula sp., a single window of DNA contains:
- a CDS encoding ATP-binding protein: MQQQTAPAMGERRAISGYKAQYEIEAVKIHHAIKQKTLQFIRIADPNAGRVDDFQLQTSSQIDAFQIKWSTYPGLLTFNYLVTSQKNGSPCLINQLSDGWKKLKARYPDKKIIVHLVTRDRPSPKGKIIEKIDSSETNHFAGFIAHIWKNVHDSTFKTKSDIPPNWKPVWEKLQRASELTDDEFFEFVRNCELDFGYKIPEFEEYNDLERQAIKNEISQILHFLFLSVADPMMIVELSVGELLRKLGWAERYDLINAQNFRVDDAQYRPIEGLDNNLEFLISKTTKGYIAVIGTPGSGKSTFLTQVLKNREERVIKYYSFIPDSIEPINLRGESKNFLHDITLQLEKEGFSPGGSISSLDREVLLRRFFDQMRILNEDWKKTGRKTLFLVDGLDHITREQRPVHSLLIDLPIPESIPDGIIFILGSQTETIFSSRIRADIRNRKIEMKPLSHQATYEIITNSHLRYSPNEDQITKIFSLSSGHPLALKYILNKITEVKSTAEIALVLDDTKAYEGNIELQYQSYFDDIYDDSKLFELLGLISRCKGDIDLQWVETWYDGLSIVNLRNKFSHYFKKEDNNTWSFFHNSFKRFVFERTSESDPGNVNPSMSIKFYKKLAEKSSDSPCNSIHSWDEVFYRSRAQQYQKIIEIATRIRFEEQMRSFRPIYEIREDIDLALNAAREQKDIVAFIRFIFLGSEFEQRDGYIKEVLYFRLLYSLLEADERIPLKHILSGNQLKIKNEIALKLSRELKIKGRSAQAKKIFELSEPIEILNAAEPIENPQKYENPSILIEWARSASYFRDLDRTVELIKKCQQKANFTDRDYDSSVKSLQKSLLHALGISLVKQKRWDDVLRIQTELNNHFFADSLKFSLVWNSWEICFRDDDFDRAKEFLEWGKADIGFDYLYPNSDTFNPGKITRVALGICEIDKDLKTARKFLKNVPLPEINNSIFSTKAGLSPFLDLIYYLRVNFYLNEQYSPEKILQLVGDEKSEISDEFKRHLYAITYISTMGDKEKFLPASRITELVSPILKFFYKSYFPRFQDQDSGFVIAYSKLEFYDFLVNAVSKHGPEAIHSLCRLLDEEWDNLENEKYWPSDIWRKVINVLNYRHAEKEWCENKLLLLQMALLKRPNEYADTYARVHEFLNQATSWNNLKKFDLSKECLSKMFQTSLSIGFHKDYQLNSWIEWLDTINNLETDKRIERTLEFVNYIQVLHGYVEERADEYAAEELIKITFNWSPRHSLILTNWFLEKDIISQRRARYNYLLQILKSQEDIPLESVNPYVDSFLFCQDEIEGVYREIIEVIITRAFQQDVKLGRKITRHFIHSIEMSIFEKNKPQWKLIIADQLKNLGINPQFSKLSIKNLETEIKSTNTNSVQIDDSIPKKLLKYPITPELLIAKIPELKYRRKWEPIILKHLNSFTKKDINKILSTTENPDLTVLLAQRLFELNDLKNAQNACLKTIRNCPFGGYGLPLDYGAKVNSMKIISKIDAEKAKEIFYETVYSDLTSNYPYYLMVAMRINEVISQLFEKNQIIGIWIEIQEYLNSLFSEYSMPNEIPAHFYDRIKDNSAVVAFDQFQKNF; the protein is encoded by the coding sequence TAGTAACTTCTCAAAAAAATGGAAGTCCATGTCTAATTAACCAACTATCAGATGGCTGGAAAAAACTGAAAGCAAGATATCCAGATAAAAAAATTATTGTCCATCTCGTCACTCGTGATCGTCCATCGCCAAAAGGAAAAATAATTGAAAAAATTGACTCCTCAGAGACAAATCATTTTGCTGGATTTATAGCGCATATTTGGAAAAATGTACATGATTCCACGTTCAAGACAAAATCTGATATTCCCCCCAACTGGAAACCTGTGTGGGAAAAACTTCAACGAGCGTCAGAGTTAACTGACGATGAATTTTTTGAATTCGTCCGAAATTGTGAATTAGATTTTGGATATAAAATTCCAGAATTTGAAGAATATAACGATCTTGAAAGACAAGCGATAAAAAATGAAATCTCCCAGATTTTACACTTTCTTTTTTTATCAGTTGCTGATCCGATGATGATTGTTGAACTAAGTGTTGGAGAACTTCTTAGAAAATTGGGATGGGCGGAAAGATACGATTTAATTAATGCTCAAAATTTTCGAGTTGACGATGCTCAATACCGTCCGATCGAAGGATTAGACAATAATCTCGAGTTCCTAATCAGCAAAACCACTAAAGGATATATTGCAGTAATTGGAACCCCAGGATCTGGAAAATCGACTTTCTTGACGCAAGTGCTAAAAAACCGCGAAGAACGTGTTATCAAATATTATTCATTTATCCCCGACTCCATCGAACCAATAAATCTTCGCGGAGAATCGAAAAATTTCCTACATGACATTACACTTCAATTGGAGAAAGAAGGCTTTTCGCCGGGTGGAAGTATCAGTTCATTAGACAGAGAAGTACTCTTGAGAAGATTCTTCGATCAGATGAGAATTCTTAATGAAGATTGGAAAAAAACCGGTCGAAAAACTCTCTTTCTTGTTGATGGTTTAGATCACATTACTCGGGAACAGCGTCCTGTCCATTCTCTACTTATTGATTTGCCAATTCCTGAGTCGATTCCCGACGGGATAATTTTTATCTTGGGAAGCCAGACCGAAACAATTTTCAGTTCCAGAATTCGTGCCGACATAAGAAATCGTAAAATTGAGATGAAACCTCTTAGTCATCAAGCGACCTATGAGATAATAACAAATTCTCATCTTCGATACTCTCCAAATGAGGACCAGATCACAAAAATCTTTTCCCTCTCGTCAGGTCATCCCTTGGCTTTGAAATATATCCTGAACAAGATAACCGAAGTGAAAAGTACTGCTGAAATTGCCTTAGTCTTAGATGATACGAAGGCTTACGAAGGTAATATTGAACTACAATACCAGTCCTACTTCGATGATATTTATGACGATTCAAAATTATTCGAGTTGCTGGGTTTAATATCGCGGTGTAAGGGAGATATCGATCTTCAATGGGTTGAAACCTGGTATGACGGTTTATCAATAGTAAATTTAAGAAATAAATTTTCTCATTATTTCAAAAAGGAAGATAATAACACGTGGTCATTTTTTCATAATAGTTTTAAGCGATTTGTTTTTGAGCGAACGAGCGAATCTGATCCGGGAAATGTCAATCCCTCAATGTCAATTAAGTTTTATAAAAAATTAGCCGAAAAGTCTTCCGATTCGCCGTGTAATTCAATTCATTCATGGGATGAAGTCTTTTACAGAAGTCGTGCTCAACAATATCAAAAAATTATTGAGATTGCTACAAGGATCCGTTTTGAAGAACAAATGCGTAGTTTCCGTCCAATCTACGAAATACGTGAGGATATTGACTTAGCATTGAATGCAGCTAGAGAACAGAAAGATATTGTTGCATTTATACGATTTATTTTCCTCGGATCCGAATTTGAGCAGAGGGATGGATACATCAAAGAAGTCTTATATTTCAGGCTTCTTTACTCGTTATTAGAAGCTGACGAAAGAATTCCATTAAAGCATATACTTTCTGGCAACCAACTGAAAATAAAAAATGAAATTGCTCTCAAATTGTCAAGAGAACTAAAAATTAAAGGACGTTCTGCGCAGGCTAAAAAAATATTTGAATTGTCTGAACCAATCGAAATTTTAAACGCTGCCGAACCAATAGAAAATCCTCAAAAATATGAGAACCCCTCAATTTTAATTGAGTGGGCAAGATCCGCCAGCTATTTTAGAGATTTAGATAGAACGGTTGAATTGATTAAAAAGTGTCAGCAAAAGGCAAATTTCACTGATAGAGATTATGATAGTTCTGTAAAATCACTTCAAAAAAGTCTTCTGCATGCCCTTGGTATCTCACTTGTCAAACAAAAAAGATGGGATGATGTTTTACGAATACAAACTGAATTAAATAACCATTTTTTTGCTGATTCCTTGAAATTTAGTTTAGTCTGGAATTCATGGGAGATATGTTTCAGAGATGATGACTTCGATAGAGCAAAAGAATTTTTAGAATGGGGGAAAGCTGACATAGGTTTCGATTATCTTTATCCAAATTCCGACACTTTTAATCCCGGGAAAATAACCCGTGTTGCTCTGGGAATTTGCGAGATTGATAAAGATTTGAAAACTGCAAGAAAATTTCTGAAAAATGTTCCTCTACCAGAAATCAATAATTCAATCTTTTCAACTAAAGCTGGTTTATCTCCATTCTTGGATTTGATTTATTATCTTAGAGTAAATTTTTATTTAAATGAGCAATACTCTCCTGAAAAAATATTACAATTGGTGGGGGATGAGAAATCGGAAATCTCTGATGAATTTAAAAGACATCTTTACGCGATTACCTATATCTCGACAATGGGAGACAAGGAAAAATTTTTGCCTGCTTCGCGAATTACGGAATTAGTATCTCCAATATTGAAATTTTTTTACAAAAGTTATTTTCCGCGTTTCCAAGATCAAGATTCGGGTTTTGTTATCGCATACTCAAAACTCGAATTCTACGATTTCCTGGTCAATGCTGTAAGTAAACATGGGCCTGAGGCTATTCACTCCTTGTGCAGATTACTTGATGAGGAGTGGGATAATTTAGAAAACGAAAAATATTGGCCTTCTGATATTTGGAGAAAAGTTATTAATGTCCTCAATTATCGACATGCCGAAAAAGAATGGTGCGAGAATAAACTTTTACTGTTGCAAATGGCGTTATTGAAACGTCCGAATGAGTATGCAGATACATATGCCAGAGTTCATGAATTTTTGAACCAGGCCACCTCATGGAATAATCTAAAAAAGTTTGATTTGTCGAAAGAATGTTTGTCAAAGATGTTTCAGACTTCTTTAAGCATAGGTTTTCATAAAGACTACCAATTAAATTCATGGATTGAATGGTTGGATACCATAAACAATCTCGAAACAGATAAAAGAATTGAACGAACCTTGGAATTTGTAAATTATATTCAAGTTTTACATGGTTATGTTGAAGAAAGAGCAGATGAATACGCCGCTGAGGAATTAATAAAAATTACTTTTAATTGGAGTCCAAGACATAGCCTAATTCTAACAAATTGGTTCCTTGAAAAAGATATCATCTCACAACGAAGAGCAAGATACAATTATCTTTTACAAATATTGAAAAGTCAAGAAGATATCCCACTTGAATCTGTTAATCCGTACGTGGACTCCTTCTTATTTTGTCAAGATGAAATAGAAGGAGTTTATCGAGAGATAATAGAGGTGATAATCACCAGAGCTTTTCAACAAGATGTCAAATTGGGACGTAAAATTACTCGTCATTTTATCCATTCGATTGAAATGTCAATATTTGAAAAAAATAAACCTCAATGGAAACTCATAATCGCGGATCAACTTAAAAATTTGGGAATAAATCCTCAGTTTTCCAAATTAAGTATAAAAAATCTGGAAACAGAAATCAAATCAACTAATACCAATAGTGTTCAGATTGATGACTCAATTCCTAAGAAATTGCTTAAATATCCGATTACTCCAGAACTTTTAATCGCAAAAATACCGGAACTAAAATATCGACGAAAATGGGAGCCCATAATTCTAAAACATCTTAATTCATTCACAAAAAAAGATATCAATAAAATTCTATCAACCACGGAAAATCCTGATCTGACTGTTTTATTGGCTCAACGGCTATTCGAATTGAATGATTTAAAAAATGCGCAAAATGCTTGTCTGAAAACGATACGTAATTGTCCCTTTGGGGGATATGGGCTTCCCCTTGATTATGGTGCTAAAGTAAATTCGATGAAAATAATTTCAAAAATTGATGCGGAAAAAGCGAAAGAGATCTTCTACGAAACTGTTTATTCGGATTTAACATCGAATTATCCATACTATTTGATGGTAGCAATGCGAATTAACGAGGTTATTTCTCAATTATTTGAAAAGAATCAAATAATAGGGATTTGGATAGAAATTCAAGAGTATCTAAATTCATTGTTTTCAGAATATTCGATGCCAAATGAAATCCCGGCGCATTTCTATGATCGAATAAAAGATAATTCAGCGGTTGTTGCATTTGACCAATTTCAAAAGAATTTTTGA
- a CDS encoding fumarate hydratase codes for MKSTDQTRIHEALADATFRAYREAVIRLPPDVLRVIEQAAATETSLVARGEFANILQNISMAEKLGVPMCQDTGVPVIYLTIPPDVPLTQDLYNAIAEGVRKATKEVPLRPNVVDPITRHNTNDNTGAGMPAIHVKPGEKFTVTVLPKGAGAENMSRIGMLLPSQVGQIEKFVVETVYLAGSRPCPPIVIGVGIGGTFDGAAAMAKEALLQPLDQMTEYERGILAAVNRLGIGAMGLGGDFTALAVKVKTAGCHTASLPVAVNIQCWANRHATVEVLL; via the coding sequence ATGAAGTCTACGGACCAGACCCGTATTCACGAAGCCCTCGCCGACGCCACCTTCCGGGCGTACCGCGAAGCCGTCATCCGGCTGCCCCCGGACGTACTCCGGGTGATCGAGCAGGCCGCTGCCACCGAGACATCCCTGGTAGCCCGCGGAGAGTTTGCCAATATTTTACAAAACATCAGCATGGCCGAAAAACTCGGCGTCCCGATGTGCCAGGATACCGGCGTCCCGGTAATTTACCTCACCATCCCCCCGGATGTCCCTCTCACGCAGGATCTGTACAATGCAATAGCAGAGGGAGTCCGGAAAGCAACGAAAGAAGTACCGCTACGGCCAAACGTGGTGGATCCCATCACCCGTCACAATACCAACGACAACACCGGCGCCGGCATGCCGGCAATTCACGTCAAACCCGGGGAAAAGTTCACCGTCACCGTACTCCCCAAGGGAGCGGGTGCAGAAAACATGTCACGGATCGGGATGCTCCTCCCCTCGCAGGTGGGCCAGATCGAGAAATTCGTTGTCGAGACGGTCTACCTCGCGGGTTCCCGGCCCTGCCCGCCCATCGTAATCGGTGTCGGTATCGGCGGGACCTTTGACGGGGCAGCCGCGATGGCAAAGGAAGCGCTCCTCCAACCTCTCGACCAGATGACGGAGTACGAACGCGGGATTCTTGCGGCAGTGAACCGGCTCGGCATCGGTGCGATGGGCCTGGGCGGCGACTTCACGGCACTGGCAGTCAAGGTCAAGACCGCCGGGTGTCACACGGCTTCGCTGCCGGTTGCGGTGAACATCCAGTGCTGGGCGAACCGGCATGCAACGGTGGAGGTGCTGCTATGA
- a CDS encoding FumA C-terminus/TtdB family hydratase beta subunit, with protein MSAKTAKPVQLRTPLGEEVLALHAGDHVELSGVVYTARDEAHLRMQKEGIPFDPQGAVIYHCGPVIQDKRVVAAGPTTSARMNELSGFLFDKGVRALIGKGGMGTRVREQLKGRGVYLAFTGGCAALAADRMTLKEVFFEDLGMAEAVWVIELDRLPLVVGIDAQGNDIFGDVSKHAEAEYARYRKS; from the coding sequence ATGAGCGCGAAGACTGCAAAACCCGTGCAGCTTCGCACGCCGCTTGGAGAGGAAGTGCTCGCCCTCCACGCGGGGGATCATGTCGAACTCTCGGGTGTCGTGTATACGGCCCGTGACGAGGCGCACCTCCGCATGCAGAAAGAGGGTATCCCGTTCGATCCGCAGGGTGCGGTGATCTACCATTGCGGCCCGGTGATACAGGACAAGCGGGTGGTAGCTGCCGGGCCTACGACCTCCGCCCGGATGAACGAACTTTCGGGTTTCTTATTCGACAAGGGAGTGCGGGCGCTCATCGGGAAAGGCGGCATGGGAACGCGCGTGCGGGAGCAGCTGAAAGGCAGGGGGGTGTACCTCGCGTTCACCGGCGGGTGTGCAGCCCTTGCAGCGGATCGCATGACCCTCAAAGAAGTCTTTTTCGAAGATCTCGGGATGGCGGAAGCCGTGTGGGTGATCGAACTCGACCGGCTGCCGCTCGTGGTGGGGATCGATGCGCAGGGCAACGACATCTTCGGGGATGTCAGCAAACACGCGGAAGCAGAATATGCCCGGTACCGGAAGTCATGA
- a CDS encoding ferredoxin family protein, translating into MKLAIDETRCKGCNLCTKVCPYKIFREGKRLNRKGVAIPELDRPERCANCRLQKLYGRQLCGVCQLTCPDQAIHWIEEEPYEPHKVAIEY; encoded by the coding sequence ATGAAACTCGCCATTGACGAGACCCGGTGTAAGGGCTGCAATCTCTGTACAAAGGTCTGCCCGTACAAGATCTTCCGGGAAGGCAAACGGCTCAACCGCAAAGGGGTAGCCATACCGGAACTTGACCGTCCCGAGCGCTGCGCTAACTGCCGGCTGCAGAAACTCTATGGCCGGCAGCTCTGCGGGGTCTGCCAGCTCACCTGCCCGGACCAGGCGATTCACTGGATCGAGGAAGAACCGTACGAACCCCATAAGGTGGCGATTGAATATTGA